GGGCCGGTGTCGCCCAGCCGGTGCGTCATCGCGGCAAAGGCCTCGTCGGTCAGCAGGTAGGCGATCAGTGCCTTCCAGCGCCGCGGCAGGTGCGCCAGGGTCGGCGCGATGGTGGCCGAGTACAGCGCGTGGCGCAGGTTGACCATGGCCACCGTCAGCGTGATCACCACCGCCGGGGTGCCCGCAGTCCACAGCTGGGTCAGGATCATCTGCGAGGCGCCGCCGAACACGATCGCGCTCATTGCGCAGGCCAGCCACGCGGGCATGCCGGCGCCCACCGCCAGCACGCCGTAGATCAGCCCGAACGGCACCACGCCCAGCAGCATCGGCGCGAGCGCGCGTGCCCCGGCCAGCCATTCGCCGGCGGCGGTGATGGCGGGCGCGGCGCTGTCGTCCGGACCGGAGGCGTCGTCGCGCATGGCGTCAGAACGTATAGCCGGCCGGGCTGGACACGCCTTCGAGCGCGTCCAGCAGGCGGATCAGCTTGCGCAGTTCGGTATAGCGTCCGGCGACCTGGCGGGTGTACTTCATCACCAGCGGCAGGTTGGCCAGATAGCCGTCCTTGCCGTCGCGGTGGTACAGGCGGGCGAAGATCCCCAGCACCTTGAGATGGCGCTGCAGGCCCATCCACTCGAAGTCGCGGTAGAACTCGCCGAAGTCGGCGTTCACCGGCAGCGCGGCCTTGCGCGCGCGTTCCCAGTAGCGGATCAGCCAGTCCAGCTGCTGCTCTTCATCCCATTCGATATAGGCATCGCGCCACAGCGAGACCGCATCGTAGGTGATCGGCCCGGTCACCGCGTCCTGGAAATCGAGCACGCCCGGGTTGGCGGCGCCTTCGAGCACCATCAGGTTGCGCGAGTGGAAGTCGCGGTGCACGTAGACCTGCGGCTGGGCGAGGTTGTTGGCAAGCAGCGCCTCGGTCACTTCGTGCCAGTCGGCCTGCTGGGCCTCGCTCAGGGTCGCGCCAAGATGCCGGGCCACGTACCACTGCGGGAACAGGTCGAGTTCGCGCTGCAGCAGCGCGCGGTCGTAGGCGGGCAGTTCGCCGGGGCGCGTGGCGGCCTGGATGCGCACCAGCGCGGCGGCGGCGCCGGCGTACAGGCCGGGCGCGGAGGAATCGTCCAGCTTCGACAGGTAGGTCTGGCTGCCAAGGTCGGCCAGCAGCAGGAAGCCCTGATCCAGGTCCTGGGCCAGCACCGTCGGCACGGTCACGCCGGCGGCGCCGAACAGCGCGCAGACATGGATGAACGGTCGGCAGTCCTCGTGCGCGGGCGGGGCGTCCATCACGATCGCGGTGGGATGGCCGGGATGCCGGGTGCTGACGCGGAAATAGCGCCGGAAGCTGGCATCGGCCGAAGCCGGGACGCAGGAATCGGGATCGGCGGACCATGCCGGTCCGAGTCCGGCCACCCAGGCCTTGAGCTGGTCCAGGCGCGGGTCGTGGGGAAGAGCTGCCATACAGGTACTTGTCGGAGGCACGTGTGGGGATGGGGCGCGGGGGCGGAACGAAAGTGAAAGCCCTCGATGACACCGCGAATGAAACCGGAAATGAAACCGGAAGTAAGCGGCAAGAGCACCCCGGGTTGCCCCGTAT
The window above is part of the Cupriavidus taiwanensis LMG 19424 genome. Proteins encoded here:
- a CDS encoding AzlC family ABC transporter permease gives rise to the protein MRDDASGPDDSAAPAITAAGEWLAGARALAPMLLGVVPFGLIYGVLAVGAGMPAWLACAMSAIVFGGASQMILTQLWTAGTPAVVITLTVAMVNLRHALYSATIAPTLAHLPRRWKALIAYLLTDEAFAAMTHRLGDTGPRARYRHWYYFGGGFALWASWQLSTLAGVLVGAQVPRHWPLDFFLPLTFIGIIVPGLRHRSHVAAALAASALAVACYSLPHKLGLMVAALGGIAVGMLVLGRGNRPGPRAASHAADSGTGGAAGKEAA
- a CDS encoding aminoglycoside phosphotransferase family protein, producing the protein MAALPHDPRLDQLKAWVAGLGPAWSADPDSCVPASADASFRRYFRVSTRHPGHPTAIVMDAPPAHEDCRPFIHVCALFGAAGVTVPTVLAQDLDQGFLLLADLGSQTYLSKLDDSSAPGLYAGAAAALVRIQAATRPGELPAYDRALLQRELDLFPQWYVARHLGATLSEAQQADWHEVTEALLANNLAQPQVYVHRDFHSRNLMVLEGAANPGVLDFQDAVTGPITYDAVSLWRDAYIEWDEEQQLDWLIRYWERARKAALPVNADFGEFYRDFEWMGLQRHLKVLGIFARLYHRDGKDGYLANLPLVMKYTRQVAGRYTELRKLIRLLDALEGVSSPAGYTF